In Oncorhynchus clarkii lewisi isolate Uvic-CL-2024 chromosome 2, UVic_Ocla_1.0, whole genome shotgun sequence, one DNA window encodes the following:
- the LOC139379640 gene encoding opsin Rh1-like — MSLGGNGSWRGSVPSSIPPAFLSHLSPSTDLGVAIFLILTGVVSVVGNGIVLLVYCRKKKKLRPPELMTINLAICDFGYSLLGAPCLIISSVSHGWVFGEAGCLWYGLQGFVFGIGSLITTCLISLDRCLKICSFRYGQWIERRHMSMSIGLVWFYSLFWASLPVFGFGSYGPEPFGTSCTINWWGMRSSLIDRAYILLILIMCFFLPTLTIVASYMTILLTVYRSSRALASIPSSTVTHTNKDLRLTKIAAVVCSTFLLSWTPYAIVSLYSALAPKDEHWAGEAMQGGGPSMGTGGSTGMASAFPNIPNIMGLVNWTSTENYGSNYGSVYYDPGESLRDVTNPDPYSYSGLGHSLSAASTRSSAPGQEGESETGSNRPVSCLPPMVSLIPAMFAKSHCMINPFIYQIMNKEFREDVYDILFGRQNGERRRMQGRAGSYSDTPKGSLSYCHSWRGRSNPKAMPMVELGKKERAGDTISVGWDALGMASLDTQVNIDGQSLSEAGRELGGSTSSSLMTE, encoded by the exons ATGTCTCTGGGAGGAAATGGCTCGTGGAGGGGCTCTgtcccatcctccatccctcctgccTTCCTTTCTCACCTCTCCCCCAGCACTGACCTGGGAGTTGCCATCTTCCTCATCCTCACAG gtGTAGTGTCAGTGGTTGGGAATGGCATAGTGCTGTTGGTTTACTGTAGAAAGAAGAAGAAACTCAGACCACCAGAACTCATGACTATTAACCTGGCCATCTGTGATTTTGGATACAGCCTCTTGGGGGCGCCATGCCTCATAATTTCCAG TGTGTCCCATGGCTGGGTGTTTGGGGAAGCAGGGTGCCTGTGGTACGGGTTGCAGGGCTTTGTTTTTGGGATCGGCTCCCTCATCACCACCTGTCTCATCTCTCTGGACCGCTGCCTCAAGATCTGCAGCTTCAGATACG gTCAGTGGATCGAGAGACGTCACATGTCCATGTCCATAGGGCTGGTGTGGTTCTACTCTCTATTCTGGGCCTCCCTGCCTGTTTTTGGCTTCGGCAGCTACGGACCAGAACCCTTTGGGACCAGCTGCACCATCAACTG GTGGGGGATGAGGTCATCTTTGATCGACAGGGCCTACATCTTGCTGATCCTGATCATGTGCTTCTTTCTCCCCACACTGACCATCGTCGCCTCCTACATGACCATTCTGCTGACG gtttACCGTTCTAGTCGCGCTCTGGCATCTATTCCCTCCTCAACTGTCACTCACACCAACAAAGACCTGAGACTCACAAAG ataGCAGCTGTGGTGTGCTCCACCTTCCTCTTATCCTGGACTCCCTATGCCATTGTCTCCCTCTACTCTGCCTTGGCCCCCAAGGATGAGCATTGGGCCGGGGAGGCCATGCAGGGAGGAGGCCCCTCCATGGGGACTGGAGGATCCACCGGGATGGCCTCAGCCTTCCCAAACATCCCCAACATTATGGGTCTCGTCAATTGGACCTCCACGGAAAACTACGGAAGCAACTACGGAAGTGTCTACTACGACCCTGGAGAATCCTTGCGGGACGTGACCAACCCAGATCCATACTCCTATTCTGGCTTAGGCCACAGTCTGTCTGCTGCTTCCACGCGCAGTTCAGCCCCAGGCCAGGAGGGGGAGTCGGAGACAGGGAGCAACCGGCCGGTGTCCTGCCTGCCACCTATGGTGTCTCTGATACCAGCAATGTTTGCCAAGTCTCACTGCATGATTAACCCTTTCATCTACCAGATCATGAACAAGGAGTTCAGAGAGGACGTGTACGACATACTGTTTGGGAGACAGaacggggagaggaggagaatgcaGGGAAGAGCAGGGAGCTACTCTGACA ccCCCAAAGGCAGCCTCTCCTACTGCCACAGCTGGCGAGGGAGGAGCAACCCCAAGGCCATGCCCATGGTGGAgttgggaaagaaagagagggctGGCGACACCATCTCGGTGGGGTGGGACGCCCTGGGCATGGCGTCGCTGGACACACAGGTCAACATAGACGGGCAGAGTCTGAGCGAAGCAGGGAGAGAGCTGGGGGGTTCCACCTCTAGTAGTCTGATGACCGAGTGA
- the LOC139379634 gene encoding C-type natriuretic peptide 1-like: MLYPALLCAALLLITPLGHTEGRTLHPSPDAIQFVEQFLDRYNDLTLDDLENLVSSQPEEPSSAFTSGVKVAEYPKWADIPAQGDSTWLRLLKGTLANQKRAVTDRSRRGWNRGCFGLKLDRIGSMSGLGC, encoded by the exons ATGCTGTACCCAGCTCTGCTCTGTGCTGCTCTGCTCCTGATAACACCCCTGGGGCACACAGAGGGGCGCACTCTGCACCCCTCACCTGATGCCATCCAG TTTGTTGAGCAGTTTCTGGATCGCTACAACGACCTGACCCTGGATGACCTGGAGAACCTGGTGAGCAGCCAACCCGAGGAGCCCTCCTCTGCTTTTACTTCCGGGGTCAAAGTCGCTGAGTACCCCAAATGGGCTGACATACCAGCACAGGGCGACAGCACCTGGCTCCGCCTCCTGAAGGGGACCCTGGCCAATCAGAAAAGAGCTGTGACGGACCGGTCGAGGAGGGGGTGGAACCGAGGATGCTTCGGGCTCAAACTGGACAGGATCGGGTCAATGAGTGGACTGGGCtgctag
- the LOC139422287 gene encoding glyceraldehyde-3-phosphate dehydrogenase-like, producing MVKVGVNGFGRIGRLVTRAAFHSKKGVEIVAINDPFIDLDYMVYMFKYDSTHGRFHGEVKAEGGKLVIDGHKITVFHEKDPANIKWGDAGATYVVESTGVFTTIEKASTHLKGGAKRVVISAPSADAPMFVMGVNHEKYENSLKVVSNASCTTNCLAPLAKVIHDNYHIIEGLMSTVHAVTATQKTVDGPSGKLWRDGRGASQNIIPASTGAAKAVGKVIPELNGKITGMAFRVPTPNVSVVDLTVRLEKPASYDAIKKVVKAAADGPMKGILGYTEQQVVSSDFNGDTHSSIFDAGAGIALNDHFVKLVTWYDNEFGYSNRVIDLMAHMATKE from the exons ATGGTGAAAGTAGGTGTCAATGG ATTCGGCCGTATCGGGCGTCTGGTGACCCGTGCTGCATTCCACTCCAAGAAGGGAGTTGAGATTGTGGCCATCAACGACCCCTTCATCGACCTGGACTACATG GTCTACATGTTCAAGTATGACTCCACCCACGGACGTTTCCACGGTGAGGTCAAGGCTGAGGGTGGCAAGCTGGTCATCGATGGACACAAAATCACTGTGTTCCACGA GAAAGACCCAGCTAACATCAAGTGGGGAGATGCTGGTGCCACCTATGTAGTTGAGTCAACAGGTGTTTTCACCACCATTGAGAAGGCCTCT acccATCTGAAGGGAGGTGCCAAGAGGGTTGTCATCTCTGCTCCCAGCGCTGATGCACCCATGTTCGTCATGGGCGTCAACCACGAGAAGTACGAGAACTCCCTCAAGGTTGTCAG CAATGCGTCATGCACAACCAACTGCCTGGCTCCCCTGGCCAAGGTCATCCACGATAACTACCACATCATTGAGGGTCTGATG agcACCGTTCACGCCGTCACCGCCACCCAGAAGACTGTTGATGGTCCTTCTGGAAAGCTGTGGAGGGATGGACGCGGTGCCAGCCAGAACATCATCCCTGCCTCCACCGGAGCAGCCAAGGCTGTCGGCAAGGTCATCCCAGAGCTGAACGG CAAGATCACTGGCATGGCCTTCCGTGTCCCCACCCCCAACGTCTCAGTGGTGGACCTGACCGTCCGTCTGGAGAAGCCT GCCAGCTACGACGCCATCAAGAAGGTTGTCAAGGCTGCCGCCGATGGACCCATGAAGGGAATTCTCGGCTACACGGAGCAACAGGTTGTCTCTTCAGACTTCAACGGCGACACCCACTCCTCCATCTTTGATGCCGGCGCTGGCATTGCTCTGAACGACCACTTCGTCAAGCTGGTCACATG gtatGACAATGAGTTTGGCTACAGCAACCGCGTCATTGACCTGATGGCTCACATGGCCACCAAGGAGTAA